The following DNA comes from Mucisphaera calidilacus.
GCGCGTGACGCCGAGGTCCGCCGGCTGGAGAAACAGGTTCTCGAGCACGCTCGCCGGTGCACGCGTGAGTCACTGCTGGACGTGCTGGGCGAGAACCCGTCGCGCCCGCCGCGCCTGCTGGCGGTGACGTCGCTTTTCACGACGGTGTTGCAGTACGCCACCGACGACCTCGCCGAGGCCTTCCGGGAACTCGGCTGGGAGGTCGAGATCCTCAAGGAACAGCACCGTGACGATCGTGTCCGCTACATCGACACCTGGCGTCGCATCATTCGCTTCAAGCCGGACCTGATCTTCATGATCGACCACAACCGGTCGGAGTTTGGCGACCTGCTGCCCGAGCCTATCCCCATGGTGAACTGGATCCAGGACCACCTGCCCTCGCTCTGCAACCGCGATGCGGGCACGAAAGTCGGCCCCCGCGATTACGTGCTGACGATGAGCCGGCCGACGTTTGTGGAGCGGTTCGGTTATCCCGACCGGCAGTGCATCGATTTCGGCAAGCTCAGCCGTCCGCCGCAGATCCCCGAGCAGGAGCAGACGGACGGGCCCGACCTGCTGTATGTGTCCAACGCCTCGGCCCATGGCGAGACGCTGATCGAGCAGATGCTTGCGCAGATGGCTCAGTCGGATCTTTTTGGCGACATGATGATCAAGGCGGCCCGGGCCCTCATGGAAGTCTACGAGCAAGGCGGTGTCATCGAGAGCACGCAGGAGGTCGGTCGGATCCTCGACGCAGCGACCGAAAGCGAGGGGCTGCGTTCGACAAATTCTGACGCTCGCACACAACTGCTGAATCTGCTCTGGCTGCCCGTGAACGATGCGCTCTACCGCCAGCAGGGCCTGGTGTGGGCCGCCGACATCGCCGATGACCTCGGCCTGAGTATGGCGATCTACGGCAGAGGCTGGGAGGACCACCCGCGCCTGGGCCGCTACGCCAAGGGGCCGGTCCGCTACGGCGAGGACCTCGAGAAACTGACGCGTAGCGCCGCCATCAACCTGCGTCTCGAACCCTACCCCACACTCGCGCATCAGCGGATGATCGACGGCCTGCTCGCGGGGGGGTTCTTCCTCTCGCGGACGTTCGGCCCCGGCCGTCTCTTCTCAGAGCTGATCGCACGGGTTGACCGGCACGCGTCGCCGGGCCTGAGCACACTTCGTGAGGCGCGCGAGCAGATCGCGCCCGAGCATCGCGACGATTTCGAGCGGCTCGTGGCGGCGTGCTGTGCCTGCTACGACGAGGCGGAGGGATGGGACCCGGTCGCGGCGGGGCGGATCAGCCAATCGATCGGCGTGCTGAAGCCCGGGGGCGAGATCCTGCCGGATCACGGGGCGATTCATTTCGAGAACCGCGACGAACTGCGTGAGCGTGTCGAAAGTCTGATCCGGGATGCGCCGCAGCGTCACGCGATTCAGCGTCGCCAGCGCGACGCCGTTCTCCAATCCTTCAGCTACACCAGCGGCATGCGACGCGTGATCCGTGAGGTCCGCCAACGCATCGCCAGCGAGTCATCCTCCAGCCGGAGAGCGTGCGCATGAAGGTGAGTTATGTCATCGTGACCCACAACAGGCGGTCGGCGCTCGGACGCACGCTCAAGCGGCTGCGCGCGCTCGTGCGTCCCGGCGAGGCGCAGGACATCTGGGTGATCGACAACGCCTCCGATGACGGTACGGGCGGGATGCTCGCCGAGGCCTACCCCGACGTCCACCTCATCGAGCGCGCCGACAACGCCGGCGCGTGCGCACGCACCGACGCGGTGGGACGTGCCGAAGGCGACCTGCTCGTCTTCCTCGACGACGACAGCTATCCGATGGCCGGGGTGATCGAGATGGCGCTGGAGCGTTTTTCGACCCGGCCGAGCCTCGGTTTACTCGGCGGCGCGATCGAGCTGCCCGACGGCTCTGCCGAGGCCTCCGCCTACCCGCTGATCCCCGTGGGCTGCGGGATGATCGGACGGCACGAGGCGCTCCGCGAGATCGGCGGGTTCGACCGCTGGTTCAGCCGGCAGGCCGAGGAGTTTGATCTGGCCATGCGCATGCTCGGCGCGGGCTGGGGCGTCGAGCGTGACGGCTCGATGGTCTTCCGCCACGACAAGCCGGCCGGCCAGAGGCGCTCCGCCGAGGTCTGCCGCCTTGACCTGCGCAACAACCTCGTCGTCGCCGGCCGCTACCTGCCCCACGACCTCGGCCAGGCGTTTCGCGAGGACTGGATTCAACGCTACGCGCTGATCGCGGAGGGGCTGGACCTTGAGATCTGCGTCGACGCCATCGTGGCCGAGGCCGACGAGCGACTCGCGGCCGACGGCGAGCAGATGATCCGCCCGCTCAGTGCAGCCGCGATCGATCGCGTCTTCGAGATCGAGTCCCAGGCGCGTCGGGTTGCGGAGTGGTCAAGGCGTTTCGAGCCCTGCCGCGTCGTCATCGCCGACTACGGCAAGAACGTTTTTACGACTTACGACGCCTGCCGACGCTCGGGTCTGGAGGTGCTCGCGGTCGCGGACACCAACCCGGCCTTCGCGGGGCACTTCTACCGCGGCGTGCCGATCCTCACGGATGCCGAGGCACTCGACCTCAAACCCGAGGGCGTTGTCGTCGCCAACATCAACCCCGCGCAGGTCGGCGGCCGTTGGCTGGGGATCAAGGC
Coding sequences within:
- a CDS encoding CgeB family protein → MAALTAKPQPEATPVDAEQIRAYLERGRTLLAARKLIEAGADDEGLLRETAEQLVRQARWDKAAQLLERITSPSDADRLTLNLSRNLKAFRQHHPDAYQRLFSTPPQTRCRIVRQPGGAQAVEQKLPDDRVLLTGLDHTPEQQVGRIRSEAEELVASTRPIAVLSVRDGHVLDWIARRISEEDVQVVGAAPREISAVYVFESCPEVLVQTLMIHDWHRPGSPITSGWFYWFLGPDAVDQYQALTDQRPMLPTPIGTFSLTAMGAAIGEKLQQVQDARDAEVRRLEKQVLEHARRCTRESLLDVLGENPSRPPRLLAVTSLFTTVLQYATDDLAEAFRELGWEVEILKEQHRDDRVRYIDTWRRIIRFKPDLIFMIDHNRSEFGDLLPEPIPMVNWIQDHLPSLCNRDAGTKVGPRDYVLTMSRPTFVERFGYPDRQCIDFGKLSRPPQIPEQEQTDGPDLLYVSNASAHGETLIEQMLAQMAQSDLFGDMMIKAARALMEVYEQGGVIESTQEVGRILDAATESEGLRSTNSDARTQLLNLLWLPVNDALYRQQGLVWAADIADDLGLSMAIYGRGWEDHPRLGRYAKGPVRYGEDLEKLTRSAAINLRLEPYPTLAHQRMIDGLLAGGFFLSRTFGPGRLFSELIARVDRHASPGLSTLREAREQIAPEHRDDFERLVAACCACYDEAEGWDPVAAGRISQSIGVLKPGGEILPDHGAIHFENRDELRERVESLIRDAPQRHAIQRRQRDAVLQSFSYTSGMRRVIREVRQRIASESSSSRRACA
- a CDS encoding glycosyltransferase family 2 protein, which produces MKVSYVIVTHNRRSALGRTLKRLRALVRPGEAQDIWVIDNASDDGTGGMLAEAYPDVHLIERADNAGACARTDAVGRAEGDLLVFLDDDSYPMAGVIEMALERFSTRPSLGLLGGAIELPDGSAEASAYPLIPVGCGMIGRHEALREIGGFDRWFSRQAEEFDLAMRMLGAGWGVERDGSMVFRHDKPAGQRRSAEVCRLDLRNNLVVAGRYLPHDLGQAFREDWIQRYALIAEGLDLEICVDAIVAEADERLAADGEQMIRPLSAAAIDRVFEIESQARRVAEWSRRFEPCRVVIADYGKNVFTTYDACRRSGLEVLAVADTNPAFAGHFYRGVPILTDAEALDLKPEGVVVANINPAQVGGRWLGIKAMTDLPLLCFNADDDDHDVVRPWSLKRGAA